In the Pedobacter cryoconitis genome, ATCGGTTATTCAATTCCAACAGCTAAAGCATTTGGTCCAAAATCAGGCATCAGCAGAATGAGAGTTTACGTAAGTGCAACCAACCTTTTCACGATCACAAAATACACTGGTCTTGATCCTGAAATTAGTCAGACAAGAGATGCTTCTGCTGCTGTTGGAAATGCTGGAGCTCCAGCGGATACGTTCTCAGCACTTGGCGTTGATAAGGGAATTTACCCATCACCCCGTCAGTTCCTAATTGGTATAAATGTTGGATTTTAATTAAAAGATACAAAGATGAAACACTTAAAATATATTTTCTTATCCTTCATAATTTGCAGTACCCTATCCTGCAAGAAGTCATTTCTGACGGTTCAGCCGCAAGGGGAACTGTCGGAAGCGCAATTAACAACACAGGATGGTGTTGAAGGTTTACTGATAGGTGCTTATGGCTTACTAAATGGTAATGTAAACGGTACATGGGGCAATTATGGTGCTGCTCCCAGCCAGTGGTTATTTGGTGAGGTTGCTTCTGACAATGCCCATAAAGGTAGTAGCAATGGTGATCAGCCAAACATGAACGCTATAGAAAGACACGCCCCAACAAGTACAAATGATAATTTATCAAATTTATGGGACAGATGTTTTGAAGGTATTCAGCGCTGTAACAATACCCTTAGAATTTTAGCTTCACTGCAAGGTGGTGCTGGTACTGCAAAATTTGGTGATGCACGTGCTAAAGAAATCGAGGGTGAAGCCAAAGTACTTCGTGCTCATTATTATTTCTTTTTAGTAAGGGTGTTTAAAGTTGTTCCTTATGTTACTGAAACTACAAACGGGGCTATTGTACCAAACGATAAGGATATTTATCCTAACATTATCGCAGATCTTCAGACAGCAGTAGCAAATCTGAGTACAACGAAACCAAAAGGTCAAAAGGCGCGTATGGATAAATTTGCTGCCCAGGCTTATCTTGGAAAAGTATTCTTATATCAGAAAAGATATGCTGAGGCCTATGCGCAGTTTAATGCTATCATTGCAGCAAAACCAAGTCTTATCAACTTACCTTATTCGGATAACTTCGATATCACTAAAGAAGATGGTCCTGAATCGATTGTTTTTGTAGAGAACTCTGTAGGGACAGATGGTACAGGTGGAGATAACGGGAACGTGGGTGATATGTTAAACTTCCCTTCTGGAAGTGCACCGATCAACTGCTGTGGTTTCTTCCAGCCAACAATTGACCTGGCCAACTCGTTCAAAGTTGACGCTGCTGGTTTACCATTATTAGATGGAAGCTACCGTACCAATCCATATATTTCTGATTTAGGCTTAACAGCAGATCAGAAGAAAACTTATGTATTGAATACCGCCTTAGCTTTAGACCCAAGGATTGAGTCTACTTTAGGCAGAAGAGGTACTCCTTATCGTGATTGGGGTGTAATGCCTGGCGATGCCTGGATTCGTGATGCAAGTAATGGCGGTCCATTTCTTCCGATTAAAAACACAATTGAAGTTTCTCAGCTAGCCAGCGGAACAGCTCCAGGAAGTCCAAACGTAACCGGATTAAACATTAACCTGATCCGTCTTGCAGATATTTACCTGATGGCTGCCGAGTGTGCTGTAGAAACAGGTGATCTTGGAACAGCCCTAACCCTGGTCAATGCAGTGAGACAACGCGCAGCAAAAATAACTCCTCAATTAGCGAACGGCGCAGCTACAGCAGCCTATAAAGTAGGTCTTTATCCTTCTTTCCCTAGTGCTGATTACGCTAGAAATGCAGTTCGTTTCGAGCGCAGATTAGAGCTGGCATTAGAAGGCCACAGGTTCTTTGACCTTGTACGCTGGGGTGTTGCGAAAACAACGCTGGAAAGCTATTTTAACTTTGAAGGCAAATACTTCGATTACCTGAAAAACATTTCGATTAAACCACGAGATGAATATTGGCCATTACCACAAGATCAAATTGACAGAAGTCAGGGTAAATTGGTACAAAGCCCTGGTTACTAACCCACAAATGGTTTAACCATTTAAATAAACATTAATTCATTAAAACCCGCTTAATTTCAAGCGGGTTTTTTTAATTTAGTTGTATGAAGCAT is a window encoding:
- a CDS encoding RagB/SusD family nutrient uptake outer membrane protein encodes the protein MKHLKYIFLSFIICSTLSCKKSFLTVQPQGELSEAQLTTQDGVEGLLIGAYGLLNGNVNGTWGNYGAAPSQWLFGEVASDNAHKGSSNGDQPNMNAIERHAPTSTNDNLSNLWDRCFEGIQRCNNTLRILASLQGGAGTAKFGDARAKEIEGEAKVLRAHYYFFLVRVFKVVPYVTETTNGAIVPNDKDIYPNIIADLQTAVANLSTTKPKGQKARMDKFAAQAYLGKVFLYQKRYAEAYAQFNAIIAAKPSLINLPYSDNFDITKEDGPESIVFVENSVGTDGTGGDNGNVGDMLNFPSGSAPINCCGFFQPTIDLANSFKVDAAGLPLLDGSYRTNPYISDLGLTADQKKTYVLNTALALDPRIESTLGRRGTPYRDWGVMPGDAWIRDASNGGPFLPIKNTIEVSQLASGTAPGSPNVTGLNINLIRLADIYLMAAECAVETGDLGTALTLVNAVRQRAAKITPQLANGAATAAYKVGLYPSFPSADYARNAVRFERRLELALEGHRFFDLVRWGVAKTTLESYFNFEGKYFDYLKNISIKPRDEYWPLPQDQIDRSQGKLVQSPGY